One part of the Janthinobacterium sp. 17J80-10 genome encodes these proteins:
- a CDS encoding RsmB/NOP family class I SAM-dependent RNA methyltransferase yields MRLPPAIIGHTDEVLREVLRLTGPADVTLSRYFREHPKLGSRERGVIAEGVYAILRNKLVYTNFAESGIGAAMRRISLLGLADTVGVDALGGLAPEEVTWLNRVLQIDRATLPLALRSNLPTWLFDKLLAREGEAGLLELADALNRPAPLDLRVNALKASREDVVSELAAAPIIAEPTPYAPLGIRILKKPPLQNLPLFQSGAIEVQDEGSQMLAQIVGAKRGEMVVDFCAGAGGKTLALGANMRNTGRLYAFDVSDKRLAKLKPRLARSGLSNVHPVLIAHENDAKVKRLAGKIDRVLVDAPCSGLGTLRRNPDMKWRQTPQSVAELNAKQTAILAGASRLVKAGGRLVYATCSLLDEENQAIVEQFLATHEDFTLVPMHEVLAEQKIALEMQDYLQLTPQKHQTDGFFAAVLQRRK; encoded by the coding sequence ATGAGATTGCCTCCCGCAATCATCGGTCACACCGACGAAGTCTTGCGCGAAGTGCTGCGCTTAACCGGCCCGGCAGATGTCACTTTGTCGCGGTATTTTCGCGAGCATCCCAAGCTCGGTTCGCGCGAGCGCGGCGTCATTGCCGAAGGCGTGTACGCGATCCTGCGCAACAAGCTGGTCTATACCAATTTTGCCGAGTCCGGCATCGGCGCGGCCATGCGCCGCATCAGCCTGCTGGGCCTGGCTGACACCGTCGGTGTCGATGCCCTGGGCGGGCTGGCGCCGGAAGAGGTGACCTGGCTGAACCGCGTGCTGCAGATCGACCGTGCCACGTTGCCGTTGGCATTGCGCAGCAACCTGCCGACATGGCTGTTCGACAAGCTTCTGGCGCGCGAAGGCGAGGCCGGCTTGCTGGAACTGGCGGACGCCCTGAATCGCCCGGCGCCGCTGGACTTGCGCGTCAATGCCCTGAAGGCGTCACGCGAGGATGTCGTAAGCGAGCTGGCTGCCGCCCCCATCATTGCCGAGCCGACGCCGTACGCGCCGCTGGGCATCCGCATCCTGAAAAAGCCGCCCTTGCAGAACCTGCCGCTGTTCCAGAGCGGCGCCATCGAGGTGCAGGACGAAGGCAGCCAGATGCTGGCGCAGATCGTCGGCGCCAAGCGCGGCGAAATGGTGGTGGATTTTTGCGCCGGGGCCGGCGGCAAGACCCTGGCGCTGGGCGCCAACATGCGCAATACCGGTCGCCTCTATGCTTTCGATGTTTCCGACAAGCGCCTGGCCAAGCTCAAGCCGCGCCTGGCGCGCAGCGGCCTGTCGAACGTCCATCCGGTGCTGATCGCGCATGAAAACGATGCCAAGGTCAAGCGCCTGGCCGGCAAGATCGACCGCGTGCTGGTGGATGCGCCCTGCAGCGGCTTGGGCACCCTGCGCCGCAACCCGGACATGAAGTGGCGCCAGACGCCGCAATCGGTGGCCGAACTCAATGCCAAGCAAACCGCAATCCTGGCCGGCGCATCGCGCCTGGTGAAGGCCGGCGGCCGCCTGGTGTATGCCACCTGCAGCCTTCTGGACGAGGAAAACCAGGCGATTGTCGAGCAGTTCCTGGCGACGCACGAAGACTTCACGCTGGTGCCGATGCATGAAGTTCTGGCCGAGCAAAAGATCGCCCTGGAGATGCAGGATTACCTGCAGCTGACGCCGCAAAAACACCAGACCGACGGATTCTTTGCTGCGGTCCTGCAACGCCGGAAGTAA
- a CDS encoding barstar family protein, protein MNLLVTVAPNVVQSIRAFRVTDLQQEAARLGQHFLYAYCAEATTKLQVLSIIASAFHFPRHFGKNFDALEDCLTDLPHKAGPQNGFLVVLEQLPNTPKFDKEARETLLDVFRDAADFWADKKIPFRVFYSFQ, encoded by the coding sequence GTGAACTTGCTAGTGACCGTTGCTCCCAACGTGGTGCAGTCGATCCGCGCGTTTCGGGTGACCGATCTGCAGCAGGAAGCTGCGCGTCTGGGGCAGCACTTCCTGTATGCATATTGCGCAGAGGCAACAACCAAGCTGCAAGTCTTGTCGATCATCGCCAGTGCCTTTCATTTCCCGAGGCATTTTGGCAAGAATTTTGATGCCCTGGAAGATTGCCTGACGGATTTGCCCCATAAGGCCGGCCCCCAGAATGGTTTTCTGGTTGTCTTAGAGCAACTTCCTAATACGCCGAAATTTGACAAGGAAGCACGCGAAACCTTGCTGGATGTGTTCCGTGATGCCGCCGATTTCTGGGCAGACAAGAAAATTCCCTTCCGCGTTTTCTATTCCTTTCAATAG
- the purN gene encoding phosphoribosylglycinamide formyltransferase — MKNIVILISGRGSNMQAIVEAARAEKWPARIAAIISNRADAGGLDYAAAAGIPTAIVVSKNYSSRAEFDAALQAEIDRFAPDLVVLAGFMRILTAPFVDHYAGRLMNIHPSLLPSFPGLATHQQALSFGVKVHGATVHFVTADLDHGPIVAQAAVPVLPDDSEDTLAGRVLEQEHIIYPRAVRWFVEGRLTIEDGRVHLAADAR, encoded by the coding sequence ATGAAAAACATCGTTATCCTGATTTCCGGGCGTGGCAGCAACATGCAAGCCATCGTCGAGGCAGCACGCGCGGAAAAATGGCCGGCCAGGATTGCCGCCATCATCAGTAATCGCGCCGATGCCGGCGGTCTCGACTATGCCGCGGCAGCCGGCATTCCGACCGCCATCGTCGTCAGCAAGAACTACTCCAGCCGCGCCGAATTCGATGCTGCCCTGCAGGCAGAGATCGACCGCTTTGCTCCCGACCTCGTGGTGCTGGCCGGCTTCATGCGTATCCTGACGGCGCCGTTCGTGGACCATTACGCCGGACGGCTCATGAATATCCACCCCTCGCTTTTGCCCAGTTTCCCGGGCTTGGCAACCCACCAGCAGGCATTGAGTTTCGGCGTCAAGGTGCACGGGGCCACGGTGCATTTCGTCACCGCCGATCTCGACCATGGTCCGATCGTCGCGCAGGCCGCCGTGCCGGTGCTGCCGGACGATTCGGAAGATACCCTTGCCGGCCGCGTCCTGGAACAGGAACACATCATTTACCCCCGCGCGGTGCGCTGGTTTGTCGAGGGGCGCCTGACGATTGAAGACGGGCGCGTTCATCTCGCAGCCGATGCACGATAA
- a CDS encoding ribonuclease, translated as MKYSAMKFAKSIVFAFIALFFSLNVSARGPLPLETIAVRDLPVEARATFVLIKQGGPFPYSRDGVVFRNYEGILPKQKRGYYREYTVKTPGVRHRGARRIIAGGEPPPGEEFYYTDDHYVSFKRIRE; from the coding sequence ATGAAATATTCGGCCATGAAATTCGCGAAAAGCATCGTTTTTGCTTTCATCGCCCTATTTTTTTCATTAAATGTCTCGGCCAGAGGGCCGCTGCCGCTGGAAACGATTGCCGTGCGCGATTTGCCGGTGGAAGCCCGCGCGACCTTTGTCCTGATAAAACAGGGCGGCCCCTTTCCCTATTCCCGGGATGGTGTTGTATTTAGGAACTATGAGGGGATTTTACCGAAGCAAAAGCGCGGGTATTATCGAGAATATACCGTAAAGACACCGGGCGTACGCCACCGGGGAGCACGCCGCATTATTGCCGGCGGCGAGCCGCCACCGGGCGAGGAATTCTATTATACCGATGACCACTATGTCAGTTTCAAGCGTATCAGAGAGTAA